One genomic segment of Panulirus ornatus isolate Po-2019 chromosome 3, ASM3632096v1, whole genome shotgun sequence includes these proteins:
- the LOC139760361 gene encoding uncharacterized protein, whose amino-acid sequence MHLARKDKDKERTRQEFDYLRQRIEETRKEHIHQQGVLRQEKERNKELLEENSRLQTMIRDGKLQKENDKQRDSLRKENENLLDSLRQEKERNEELQQKMKVVISFQQENQKIINMHLARKDKDKERTRQEFDYLRQRIEETRKEHIHQQGVLRQEKERNKELLEENSRLQAMIRDGKLQKKNDKQRDSLRKENENLLDLLRQEKERNKELRGENDKLGETLRQEKERNEELRGENDQLRGSLQEREENLQQFLIANKEKDEWNRQQITSLRQELQNHLDKESEEELIYEELDSLRQVVDKLGDSLRQEKERNHGLRGDNDKLGDSLRLEKERNEGLRGENNQLGDSLRQEKERNQGLRGENDQLGDSLRQEKERNQGLQGENDKLGDSLRLEKERNEELRGENDQLRGSLQEREENLQQFLIANKEKDEWNRQQITSLRQELQNHLDKESEEELIYEELDSLRQVVDKLGDSLRQEKERNQGLRGENDQLGDSLRQEKERNQGLQGENDKLGDSLRLEKERNEELRGENDQLRGSLQEREENLQQFLIANKEKDEWNHQQITSLRQELQNHLDKESEEELIYEELDSLRQVVDKLSRHLHENGESLREEREENDKLRQSLSLLEQGNDCEADDSVQKERETNEKLRQEIEKLYESEQRKSEEINALTSQVKSLSKHYKRLQKHNSQLLHFINLIDES is encoded by the coding sequence ATGCATCTTGCAAGGAAGGATAAGGATAAAGAAAGGACTCGCCAAGAGTTTGATTACCTTCGTCAGCGGATTGAGGAGACTAGAAAGGAGCACATTCATCAGCAGGGAGTCCTTCGTCAAGAGAAGGAACGGAACAAGGAGCTTCTGGAGGAGAACTCTCGTTTACAAACGATGATACGGGACGGAAAGCTTCAGAAAGAGAACGATAAGCAGCGAGACTCTCTTCGTAAGGAAAACGAAAACCTGCTGGACTCGCTTCGTCAAGAGAAAGAACGGAACGAGGAGCTCCAACAAAAGATGAAGGTGGTCATTTCCTTTCAGCAGGAAAACCAAAAGATAATCAACATGCATCTTGCAAGGAAGGATAAGGATAAAGAAAGGACTCGCCAAGAGTTTGATTACCTACGTCAGCGGATTGAGGAGACTAGAAAGGAGCACATTCATCAGCAGGGAGTCCTTCGTCAAGAGAAGGAACGGAACAAGGAGCTTCTGGAAGAGAACTCTCGTTTACAAGCGATGATACGGGACGGAAAGCTTCAGAAAAAGAACGATAAGCAGCGAGACTCTCTTCGTAAGGAAAACGAAAACCTGCTGGACTTGCTTCGTCAAGAGAAGGAACGGAACAAGGAACTTCGAGGAGAGAACGATAAGCTGGGTGAGACTCTTCGTCAAGAAAAGGAACGGAATGAGGAGCTTCGGGGAGAGAACGATCAGCTGCGAGGCTCTCttcaagaaagagaagagaatctTCAGCAGTTCCTCATAGCGAataaggagaaagatgagtggaATCGCCAACAGATAACCTCTCTCCGCCAAGAGCTTCAGAATCATCTTGATAAGGAGTCAGAAGAAGAACTGATTTATGAGGAACTGGACTCCCTTCGCCAGGTGGTTGATAAACTTGGAGATTCTCTTCGTCAAGAGAAGGAACGGAACCACGGGCTTCGGGGAGATAACGATAAGCTGGGAGACTCTCTTCGTCTCGAGAAGGAACGGAATGAAGGGCTTCGGGGAGAGAACAATCAGCTGGGAGACTCTCTTCGTCAAGAGAAGGAACGGAACCAGGGGCTTCGGGGAGAGAACGATCAGCTGGGAGACTCTCTTCGTCAAGAGAAGGAACGGAACCAGGGGCTCCAGGGAGAGAACGATAAGCTGGGAGACTCCCTTCGTCTCGAGAAGGAACGGAATGAGGAGCTTCGGGGAGAGAACGATCAGCTGCGAGGCTCTCttcaagaaagagaagagaatctTCAGCAGTTCCTCATAGCGAataaggagaaagatgagtggaATCGCCAACAGATAACCTCTCTCCGCCAAGAGCTTCAGAATCATCTTGATAAGGAGTCAGAAGAAGAACTGATTTATGAGGAACTGGACTCCCTTCGCCAGGTGGTTGATAAACTTGGAGATTCTCTTCGTCAAGAGAAGGAACGGAACCAGGGGCTTCGGGGAGAGAACGATCAGCTGGGAGACTCTCTTCGTCAAGAGAAGGAACGGAACCAGGGGCTCCAGGGAGAGAACGATAAGCTGGGAGACTCTCTTCGTCTCGAGAAGGAACGGAATGAGGAGCTTCGGGGAGAGAACGATCAGCTGCGAGGCTCTCttcaagaaagagaagagaatctTCAGCAGTTCCTCATAGCGAataaggagaaagatgagtggaATCACCAACAGATAACCTCTCTCCGTCAAGAGCTTCAGAATCATCTTGATAAGGAGTCAGAAGAAGAACTGATTTATGAGGAACTGGACTCCCTTCGCCAGGTGGTTGATAAGCTGAGCAGGCATCTGCATGAAAATGGAGAGTCCCTTcgtgaagaaagagaagagaatgacaaacttcgccaatctctctctcttctcgaacAAGGAAATGATTGTGAAGCTGATGACTCCGTTCAAAAAGAGAGGGAAACAAACGAAAAGCTTCGCCAAGAGATCGAGAAGCTCTATGAGTCTGAACAAAGGAAGTCGGAGGAAATTAATGCTCTTACTTCACAGGTCAAATCACTTAGCAAGCATTATAAGAGGCTTCAGAAGCATAACTCCCAACTCTTACATTTCATCAATTTGATTgacgaaagctga